Part of the Verrucomicrobiota bacterium genome, CGATGCACCAACCGGTCAAACACGGGCGAAGCCATCAAGGTCGTCACGACGGCCATGATCACCAGAGCCGCGAAGAGAGAGGGGGTGATCAGTCCGCGCTCCAGGCCGATGTTGATAATAATCAGCTCCATCAGGCCGCGTGCGTTCATGAGGGTGCCGATGCCCAAGGATTCCCTGTGGGATATCCCGGTCGCACGCGCCGCCAACCAGCACGCTCCTCCCTTCCCAGCCATCGCGGCCGCCAACACTAATCCCGCCATGCCCCACAACGCAGCGGTATCCAACAGAGTGATCTGCGTGTTCAATCCGGAGTAGGTAAAGAAAAACGGCAGCAGCAGAGCCACCGTCAATGGCTGAATCCGTTCGATCAAGGCGCGCGTGACCAGCCCGCGCGGCATGGCCACTCCCATAGTGAAAGCGCCAAAAACCGCGTGCAATCCGATGAGATCCGTAAACCACGCTCCCAGAGCCAGGCAGACGAGGCACACGACGAATTCCCGGTCTGAGAGCACGCCACGACCTTCGATCGCTCGCGCCCAGCGAGCCAGGATGGGACGCACCACGCCGAGCGTGACGAGCACGTAACCTATTCCCCCGCCAATGTTGAGCAACGCCCGGGCGGGTTGGTCGTCGAAGCTCGCCAGCACCAACGCGAGCAGACACCAGGCTGCCGCGTCGTCGATGGCGCCCGCACCCAAAGCCACCGTCCCCATCGTGGTGCCCGCCAGTCCCTTGAAATGAATAATCCGCGCCAGCATGGGAAAGGCGGTGATGCACATGGAAGCGCCCAAGAATAAAATCGCTTCCATCCTCGAAACATCGGCGGGAAAGAGGGCCGTTTCCGCATGGAAGTACCAACCGAGCAATCCCCCCAGGACGAACGGCGCCGCCATGCCGGCCGTGGAGACCGCCACCGCGCTCCGGAATCGATCCCGCACGATATCCACCCGGAACTCCATGCCAACGACGAACATGTAGGCCGCCAGACCAAGCTGGGACACCGGGAACAAGACCCGCAAGGTCTCCTTGGGAAAAAGGCGAGCGAACGCCTCGGGCCAGAGCCAGCCCAACAGGGAAGGACCAAGCATCACCCCGGCAATCATCTCCGCCACAACTTGGGGCTGTCCAAAGCGCGCCGCCACTTTCCCGACCGCCTGGCACACCGCCAGGATCACGGCGATTTGAAAAAAGAAGTAAATGGCCAGCTGGAGATTGCTCACGCTTCGTCCAGCTTGCCATGCATCCCTTGTAACGGAAATATCATTTTCCTATTCTTGTTATGCCATTCTGTTATTAAATGTCCTTTGTGGACTTTCGACACCTGCGCTACTTCCAAGCCGTCGCCGAAGAACGAAGCTATTCCCGCGCGGCCGTCCGGTTGCGTGTGGCGCAACCCGCGCTCAGCCGCGCCGTCAAGGAGCTTGAAATCCGACTCGAGGTCCGCTTGCTCGATCGTTCGCGGCACCACGTCCAACTCACACCACCCGGCTCCATTCTCCTCCAAGAGGCCGGGCTCATTCTGGACCGCTACGAGGAAGCGATTCGCCGCGTGCGACGATCCGCCGCGGGCGAGGAAGGTGAAGTGCGGTTGGGCTATATCGGCCTCCCGACCGAACCCTTCCTGGCACGCCTTCTGAGGACAT contains:
- a CDS encoding cation:proton antiporter codes for the protein MSNLQLAIYFFFQIAVILAVCQAVGKVAARFGQPQVVAEMIAGVMLGPSLLGWLWPEAFARLFPKETLRVLFPVSQLGLAAYMFVVGMEFRVDIVRDRFRSAVAVSTAGMAAPFVLGGLLGWYFHAETALFPADVSRMEAILFLGASMCITAFPMLARIIHFKGLAGTTMGTVALGAGAIDDAAAWCLLALVLASFDDQPARALLNIGGGIGYVLVTLGVVRPILARWARAIEGRGVLSDREFVVCLVCLALGAWFTDLIGLHAVFGAFTMGVAMPRGLVTRALIERIQPLTVALLLPFFFTYSGLNTQITLLDTAALWGMAGLVLAAAMAGKGGACWLAARATGISHRESLGIGTLMNARGLMELIIINIGLERGLITPSLFAALVIMAVVTTLMASPVFDRLVHRGSAAAPPMPRGEFTN